Genomic segment of Mycolicibacterium sarraceniae:
GTGTCGTTGGCCATCGCGATGGCTTCGTCTTCGTCGTCGAACGGGATGATCGACACCACCGGTCCGAAGATCTCCTGCTGATAGAGGCGCATGCTGGGGTCGACGTTGGTGAGCACCGTGGGGTGTACGAAGTACCCCCTGCGATCGAGCCGGTGCCCGCCGGTGACCACCTCGGCGCCGTCGCGCTTACCTTCGTCGATGAATCCCAGGACCCTGTCGAGTTGTTTGGCACTGATCAGCGGGCCGCTCATGACTCCTTCTTCGTCCGGGCCGCCGTACTTCATGAAGTTGGCCACTCCGGCGATACCTTCGACGACCTGGTCGTAGACGCCGCGCTGCACGAAAATCCTTGAGCCGCAGACGCAGCCCTGGCCGGAATGCACGAAGATGCCCATGGCGGCGCCGAAGATGGCCTGGTCCAGATCGGCATCGTCGAAGATCAGCACCGGCGACTTGCCGCCAAGCTCGAGCATGACCTTCTTGAGGTTGCCGGCTGAGGCCTGCACGATCATCTTGCCGACCTCGGTGGAGCCGGTGAAGGCGACCTTCTCGACTTCAGGGTGCGCGCTGATCGCCGCCCCCGCGGTGTGCCCGTATCCGGTCAGCAGGTTCACCACACCGTCGGGGACGCCGGCCTGGGAGATAAGCTTATCGAGCAGTAATGCCGAAAGTGGCGTCTCCTCAGCGGGTTTCACTAGGCTGCTGCACCCCGCCGCGAGCGCGGGGGCGATCTTGGCGCATGCATTGAAGATCGGTCCATTCCACGGAAAGATCAGGCCGACAACGCCATAGGGCTCCTTGAGCGTGTAAGCGTGGAGGTTGACGTAGCTTTCGGCGGCAATGCCGGTGGTCTTCACGTCATAGGAAGTGCCGTTGATCTTGGAACACCAACCGGCGTAGTAGCGGAAGAATTCGGCGCAGGTGGGGACCACCATCTCCGACTGCAGTTTCATCATTCCGGTGTTGGCAGAGTCGATCGCCGCGAACTCGGCCGCATGCTCGTCGATCAGATCGGCGATCCGCCACATCACCTTGGCCCGCTCGCGCCCGGGCAGTTCGGACCAGACACCGGATTCGAATGACGACCTGGCCCGCCCGACCGCCTCGTTGACGGCCTTCTCGCCGCAGTCGGTGAACTCCCCGATCCGCTCCTCGCTCACCGGATCAATGATCGGGATGATGTCGCCGTCACCTGGCCGGTTTCGAATGTCGTCCAGTACGGCCTGCAGCGTCATCGTTGACCTCATCTTGTTGGCGGCGTCGAGCGGTTCCAATGCTGTGCAACTGCTTAGCAGAAAGGCATGTGACGGGTCAATAGCCGCATCTGCGGCAGGAACAACTGATAGCTCCGCGGGAGCGGTTACATCTTTTGCGGTGTGGCCCAAACTGGCCGCCTGGCCGCCCAACGAATGACCGACGACGACCACCCATCGGGTTCCTCGGCAGGGACGGCGGCGGCAAGATCCTGCTGCAGAACCTCGCCCGAGGCGAACTCCCGGTTGAGATCGGGAGCGGTCGAGCTGACCGAAAGGCGACCGCGCACGTCGTCCCAAAAACCGGGACCCAGCGGTGTGCCGTGCAGCAGCATCCATTGCGTCGCAGGTCCGGTCATCAGCGCTCGATTCGATCGCTAGGGGCCGCGAGCGTCGAAGGCCGTGTGTCGTTCGTGGCGACTCCGGCAGCCGGCTTCGGTGCTCAGATCGAGCTGGTACCTGCCCTCACCGATCGAACCATGTTGTCCCACATCTATTCTCGGATCAAGAAGCAGATGATTGACGGCACCCACGCACCGCACGAAACCCGGCCATCCCGTTGCCGGCTCGTCACCAGGTGAGGCGGCGGCTCAGAAGAACGGGTTGCTGTTCTTCTGGTACTCGGCTTCTTGCGGCCGAGGTCCGAAGCGGGCGATGTAGTCCTGGTCGACCTGCGCGTTCTTCTGACGTTTGAGGACGTCAACCAGATTGGGATCCAGACCGTGCGCGGCGAGCCGGTGCCGTCGCCACACCTTGTTCAGGGCCAGTGAGATGGCCAAAGCCCAGCAGTAGATGGGCACCGTCATGGTCGAGTGCACATACAGGGCATCTTGTTCGACAGGGAACAACCAGAAGGGCGCCAGGACGAAGATCGGCGGTATCGCCATCCTGATCATGAAGCGCCTGACGCTGCCCGGACCTGCGAGGTCGTTGGCTACCCAGTCACGCATGCTCGCCGGCAAGCGGCGGAAGCCGTACGCGTAGGCGACGGTTTGGAGAAAGTTAGGCCTGGTGGCGGACGTGGTCTCCTCCTCGGTTCGATGCACCCAGTGGCACCTTACTCGCCTCTTCGGTGACAGATATCAGCCGGCTGACGCAGCTGTCAGTCCTGGCCTCGATGCATGGAACAACTCGCAGAAGAAGTAATTGCATTCCTGTCCGCCGGCACCCGCACCGCCAAGCTGGGCTACGCCGCCGCCGACGGCAGACCGCTGGTGGCTCCGGTGTGGTTCGTCGTCGAGGGCAACGAACTGGTGTTCAACACCGGAAAGGACGCCGCCAAGGGGCGCGCACTGAGCCGCCGCCCGCGGGTGGCGTGTGCGTGGACGACGAGCATCCCCCGTTCTCATTCGTGCAAGTCCGGGGAACGGCGTCGACGTCCGAAGACCCCGACGGCATGATCCGGATCGTCGTAGCCCACGACAACCCGGGTACCGCGAACTGGGTCGAAACCCCGGGCCATCGACGCGGCTACCTGCAGTTCCGCTGGCAGCGGACATCACGCGAGTTCAGCAGGGCCGAGGGGCCGATTGCCGAGGTCGTCGACTTCGACGCGATACCGTCCAGGTTGCAGTACTTTGACTATAACGCCATCAGCAATGACGAGTTCCGAACTCGAATTGCTCTGCGCCAGAATCAAATCGCGAACCGCATGGGGGCGTAGCCACCTTGGTGGGAGAATGTGGAGCTAACCTCGATATGCCGACCTGTTTGACACCGACCCAGACGCGGTGGCGGTCGAGTTGGATACGGCAATCAAAGCTGCTGCGGCACAGGCTGATCGGGACTCGAAATTGAAGGCTACTGCGGGCCGGTTGCGGGCCGGGACACCCGAACCCGTCTAGCCAGCTAAACCTGAATCCACCGACTGACCTGGTTGTCTGCAGGGTGTCGGAATGAAGAAAGTGCCCTCTGAGCTGGGATGATTGGTGTTCTCGAGGCATCAATCGGGCCAGTTCAGAAAGGCACTTCCGGTGCAAGTTTCGCATACGTTCTCCGCTGAGTCAGCAGTGTTCGACGACGGCAATCTCGTGTCGTCTGCTGGGCTGGTCCCGGTGATGAGATTGGCCCAGCAGACCGGGCTGCTCACCTTGCTCGAGGAGAAGGTCCAGATCACGACGCCGCGGATCAAGTCCGGGTCGGCGAACCCGGCGCCGAAGCTGGCCACCGTGATCGCAGGGATGCTCGCCGGTGCGGACTGCATCGATGACATCGACGTGCTGCGCAGCGGCGGGATGACGACACTCTTCGACGGCGTGTACGCACCCTCGACGGTGGGAACACTGTTGCGAGAGTTCACCTTCGGTCATGCCCGCCAGTTGGAGTCGGTGCTGCGCGAGCATCTGGTCGCGTTGTGTTCCCGGGTTGATCTGCTCCCCGCCGCCGATGAGCGGGTGTTCATCGACATCGATTCGCTACTACGACCGGTCTACGGTCACGCCAAACAAGGCGCCTCCTACGGCCACACCAAGATCGCCGGCACGCAGATCCTGCGCAAGGGACTCTCCCCGCTGGCGACCACGATCAGCACCGCGGGCTCGGTGCCGGTGATCGCCGGGATGCGGCTCCGCGCCGGGCGGACCAGTTCAGCCAAGGGCGCCGGGCGGATGGTCGCCCAGGCCATCGGCACCGCCCGCGCCGCCGGAGCCAGCGGCCCAATTCTGGTCCGCGGCGACTCGGCCTACGGCAACCGCGCAGTGGTGCAGACCTGCCTACGCGCGGGCGCTCAGTTCTCGCTGGTGATGACACGCAACCCCGCTGTGGACCGCGCGATCAACGCGATCGAGGAGACCTCGTGGACCCCCGTGTCCTATCCCGGTGCGGTCCGCGACCCTGATACCGGCGGCTGGATCTCCGATGCCGAAGTCGCCGAAATCCCCTACACCGCCTTCGCATCCACCCCCGACCGGATCACGGCCCGACTGGTCGTGCGCCGGGTCAAGGACGCCCGCTTCCCCGACGCGTTGTTCCCGGTGTGGCGGTATCACCCGTTCTTCACCAACACCGACCTACCCGTCGCCGACGCCGATATCACCCACCGCCACCACGCCATCATCGAAACCGTGTTCGCCGACCTGATCGACGGACCGCTGGCTCACATCCCCTCGGGACGCTTCGGCGCGAACTCCGCCTGGGTGCTGTGCGCGGCGATCGCCCACAACCTGCTCCGCGCCGCCGGCGTCCTCGCCGGAGAACCACACACCCGGGCACGCGGATCGACGCTGCGCCGCAAGATCGTCAACATCCCGGCCCGCCTCGCGCGCCCCCAACACCGACCGGTCCTGCACCTACCCAGTCACTGGCCCTGGTCAAGGACCTGGCTTGCACTGTGGCACAACACCATCGGACATAGCCCACCACTGACCGCCACACCCTGACCACTCGCCGAACAGGCCCAACCGGAACGCACAGGAAAAGCTGGACAGACCAGCAGCTATCCCATGCCCGCCAAACGATCGTCGGAATCGACGAACCTCAACTCACATCAACAACGAACATCGGTGGATCGAGGCTAAATCACAAACCCCTCCCGTGCAGCTTGGTAGGGGTTTTCCCTGGTGGAGCTAAGGGGAATCGAACCCCTGACCTTCTCGATGCGAACGAGACGCGCTACCAACTGCGCTATAGCCCCTTGATCCGTAGCAGGCTACCAGCCGGAGCCCGCCTTACCGAAACCGGTGACCTACTGGCCGG
This window contains:
- a CDS encoding aldehyde dehydrogenase family protein; its protein translation is MTLQAVLDDIRNRPGDGDIIPIIDPVSEERIGEFTDCGEKAVNEAVGRARSSFESGVWSELPGRERAKVMWRIADLIDEHAAEFAAIDSANTGMMKLQSEMVVPTCAEFFRYYAGWCSKINGTSYDVKTTGIAAESYVNLHAYTLKEPYGVVGLIFPWNGPIFNACAKIAPALAAGCSSLVKPAEETPLSALLLDKLISQAGVPDGVVNLLTGYGHTAGAAISAHPEVEKVAFTGSTEVGKMIVQASAGNLKKVMLELGGKSPVLIFDDADLDQAIFGAAMGIFVHSGQGCVCGSRIFVQRGVYDQVVEGIAGVANFMKYGGPDEEGVMSGPLISAKQLDRVLGFIDEGKRDGAEVVTGGHRLDRRGYFVHPTVLTNVDPSMRLYQQEIFGPVVSIIPFDDEDEAIAMANDTSYGLAGTVWTTNISRGHRLVKRLQAGSVQINCQLIFDHDVPFGGYKQSGWGHEFGKDGLDAYLKTKSVWAQL
- a CDS encoding DUF5313 domain-containing protein; translation: MHRTEEETTSATRPNFLQTVAYAYGFRRLPASMRDWVANDLAGPGSVRRFMIRMAIPPIFVLAPFWLFPVEQDALYVHSTMTVPIYCWALAISLALNKVWRRHRLAAHGLDPNLVDVLKRQKNAQVDQDYIARFGPRPQEAEYQKNSNPFF
- a CDS encoding IS1380 family transposase → MQVSHTFSAESAVFDDGNLVSSAGLVPVMRLAQQTGLLTLLEEKVQITTPRIKSGSANPAPKLATVIAGMLAGADCIDDIDVLRSGGMTTLFDGVYAPSTVGTLLREFTFGHARQLESVLREHLVALCSRVDLLPAADERVFIDIDSLLRPVYGHAKQGASYGHTKIAGTQILRKGLSPLATTISTAGSVPVIAGMRLRAGRTSSAKGAGRMVAQAIGTARAAGASGPILVRGDSAYGNRAVVQTCLRAGAQFSLVMTRNPAVDRAINAIEETSWTPVSYPGAVRDPDTGGWISDAEVAEIPYTAFASTPDRITARLVVRRVKDARFPDALFPVWRYHPFFTNTDLPVADADITHRHHAIIETVFADLIDGPLAHIPSGRFGANSAWVLCAAIAHNLLRAAGVLAGEPHTRARGSTLRRKIVNIPARLARPQHRPVLHLPSHWPWSRTWLALWHNTIGHSPPLTATP